In Anaerolineales bacterium, a genomic segment contains:
- a CDS encoding queuosine precursor transporter yields MDQPQPRLYRYIDFITASFVAVLIISNIASTKTVIIGSLTFDGGTVIFPLAYIFGDVLTEVYGYKRARRVIWTGFLWIIVTAGVLAIIDALPPEPFWNQIEGITGFTKGQGFSLILGQAPRIVLGSLIAYFAGEFTNSFILAKMKIATKGRALWTRTIGSTLVGQFVDTSVFLVVAFYGVFPNEVLLTIFVSNYIFKVSVEALFTPVTYAAVRFLKRAEAEDYYDTKTNFNPFALR; encoded by the coding sequence ATGGATCAACCACAACCTCGGCTTTACCGCTACATCGATTTCATCACCGCCTCATTTGTGGCGGTGTTGATCATCAGCAACATCGCCTCTACAAAAACAGTCATCATCGGCTCGCTAACCTTTGACGGGGGGACGGTGATTTTTCCCCTCGCTTATATTTTTGGCGACGTTCTGACGGAGGTGTACGGCTACAAACGCGCCCGCCGCGTGATCTGGACGGGCTTCTTGTGGATCATCGTCACCGCTGGCGTCCTCGCCATAATCGACGCCCTACCGCCCGAACCATTTTGGAATCAGATTGAAGGGATTACGGGCTTCACCAAAGGGCAAGGCTTTAGCCTGATTTTAGGGCAGGCGCCGCGTATCGTCCTCGGCAGTCTGATCGCCTACTTCGCCGGAGAGTTCACGAATTCGTTCATTTTGGCAAAGATGAAGATTGCCACAAAGGGACGGGCGCTCTGGACGCGCACGATTGGCTCTACGCTAGTGGGGCAGTTCGTGGATACCTCGGTGTTCTTGGTCGTCGCTTTCTACGGGGTGTTTCCCAACGAGGTTCTGCTCACCATCTTTGTCTCAAACTACATCTTCAAAGTCTCGGTAGAGGCACTGTTCACGCCGGTGACGTATGCCGCTGTACGCTTCTTGAAACGCGCCGAGGCGGAAGATTACTACGACACCAAGACGAATTTCAACCCCTTTGCCTTGCGCTAA
- a CDS encoding deoxyhypusine synthase family protein, translating to MAHGAISAFLKHHYRHFNAAALIDAAEGYSRHLTEGGVMMVTLAGAMSTAELGLSLAEMIRRENVHAITCTGANLEEDIFNLIAHDFYERVPHYRDLTPADEQALLARHMNRVTDTCIPEEEAMRRLEDALLNEWITADKAGERYFPHEFLYRLIRSGALKEHYQIDPKDSWLVAAAEKNLPIIVPGWEDSTTGNMYAAHCITGEIKNVHTVRTGIEYMITLADWYTQTAPKTSIGFFQIGGGIAGDFPICVVPMLHQDLGRRDTPLWGYFCQISDSTTSYGSYSGAVPNEKITWGKLGIDTPRYIIESDATICAPLMFALIMGE from the coding sequence ATGGCACATGGGGCAATCAGCGCCTTTCTAAAACATCACTATCGGCATTTTAATGCGGCAGCACTCATTGACGCGGCAGAGGGCTACAGCCGCCATCTTACCGAAGGGGGCGTCATGATGGTGACGCTTGCTGGCGCCATGAGTACCGCCGAACTAGGGCTTTCCCTCGCGGAAATGATCCGCCGCGAGAATGTCCACGCGATCACCTGTACGGGGGCAAACCTTGAAGAAGATATCTTCAACCTGATTGCCCACGATTTTTACGAGCGTGTTCCCCACTACCGTGACCTGACCCCCGCCGATGAGCAGGCGCTCTTAGCGCGGCACATGAACCGCGTCACGGATACCTGCATCCCCGAAGAAGAAGCGATGCGCCGCCTTGAGGACGCCCTTCTAAACGAATGGATCACCGCCGACAAAGCGGGCGAGCGCTATTTCCCGCACGAGTTCCTCTACCGTCTGATCCGTTCGGGGGCGTTGAAAGAACACTATCAGATTGACCCGAAGGATTCGTGGCTGGTGGCAGCGGCGGAGAAAAACCTTCCGATCATCGTCCCCGGTTGGGAAGATTCAACAACGGGCAACATGTACGCTGCTCACTGCATCACGGGTGAGATCAAGAACGTACATACCGTCCGCACGGGGATCGAATACATGATCACCCTTGCCGACTGGTATACGCAAACCGCGCCGAAAACATCTATTGGGTTCTTCCAAATTGGGGGGGGCATTGCCGGAGACTTCCCGATCTGTGTCGTCCCTATGCTCCATCAAGATTTGGGGCGGCGCGACACGCCACTATGGGGCTACTTCTGTCAGATCAGCGATTCGACCACAAGCTACGGATCGTACTCTGGGGCAGTCCCCAATGAGAAAATCACGTGGGGAAAATTGGGGATCGACACGCCGCGCTACATCATCGAATCGGATGCGACGATCTGTGCGCCGCTCATGTTCGCTTTGATTATGGGAGAGTAG
- a CDS encoding DUF309 domain-containing protein: MAYIEYTLRDAEVCPVPILAFLDSPTLQAALTPLPHPLKGERVILHAPHFPTPLDALRLVADVQPIMMIVAITPALDLSRGGWLSALRSDPATRRLPMIAIGEGAAAEDAARAFYLPLIASDAFLANTAAIITHHLTPPRREGLAEMCKEMPPPLVLQGLRAFRAGQYYEAHEMLEAAWKAETRPVRDLYRAVLQVGVTYYQIERGNYEGALKLFLRVRQWLDPLPERCQGIDVATLRIDAAAAHAHLDSLGAAGIAAFDKRLLKPVLFHDSEENHE; this comes from the coding sequence ATGGCGTATATCGAGTACACTCTGCGTGATGCGGAGGTTTGCCCTGTGCCTATCCTTGCCTTTCTGGATTCCCCCACCCTTCAGGCGGCACTCACGCCCTTACCCCACCCTCTCAAGGGAGAGCGGGTGATCCTCCACGCCCCGCATTTCCCCACCCCGCTGGATGCGCTCCGCTTGGTGGCCGATGTGCAGCCCATCATGATGATCGTGGCGATCACACCGGCGCTCGATCTCTCACGCGGGGGGTGGCTCTCTGCTCTGCGCAGCGACCCCGCCACTCGCCGTCTGCCCATGATCGCCATTGGGGAAGGGGCGGCGGCTGAGGATGCTGCCCGCGCTTTTTACCTCCCACTCATTGCATCGGATGCCTTCCTTGCCAACACGGCTGCCATTATTACCCATCACCTAACCCCGCCTCGGCGCGAGGGGCTTGCCGAAATGTGCAAGGAGATGCCGCCGCCGCTCGTCTTACAGGGCTTGCGGGCGTTCCGGGCGGGGCAGTATTATGAGGCGCACGAGATGTTGGAAGCAGCATGGAAAGCAGAGACGCGCCCTGTGCGCGATCTCTACCGCGCTGTCTTGCAAGTGGGCGTTACCTACTACCAGATTGAGCGCGGAAACTACGAGGGGGCATTAAAGCTATTTTTGCGTGTGCGGCAGTGGCTTGATCCGCTCCCGGAGCGCTGTCAGGGAATCGATGTGGCGACGCTGCGGATCGATGCAGCGGCGGCGCACGCTCACCTTGATTCGCTTGGGGCGGCGGGCATTGCTGCGTTTGATAAACGGCTGTTAAAGCCGGTGTTATTTCATGATTCTGAGGAGAACCACGAATGA
- a CDS encoding ABC transporter substrate-binding protein → MIKKWLLGVLLAALALSGIGGAAAQDGDPLGGATTFAKANAPTTLTVMLDWTPNTNHLGLYVAQAKGYFAEANLTVDIQPAGDISVEQVVATGAAAFGISYQETFTYVRANELPIVSIAAILQHNTSGFASLREKHPLTSPADLVGLRYGGFGSMIEKPIIERMIACGGKEGTVDIQDIGFVEPFPLMEREAIDFVWLFRGWDGLRAELSGLEVDYLMLKDYPECVPDYYTPILITNEAHIAEQPDVVAAFVQAAARGYADAISDPSGAAAILLEANPDLDEALVKASAEYLSKEFMADAPRWGEQRLIIWEAMTAFMVESGTLEKPIESGKAFTNEFLPGKGAE, encoded by the coding sequence ATGATCAAAAAATGGCTGTTGGGCGTTCTGTTGGCGGCGCTGGCGCTGTCGGGAATCGGTGGGGCGGCGGCACAGGATGGCGATCCGCTTGGCGGGGCGACCACCTTTGCCAAAGCGAACGCTCCGACGACGCTCACCGTGATGTTGGATTGGACGCCCAACACAAACCATCTCGGCTTGTATGTTGCCCAAGCGAAGGGCTACTTTGCCGAAGCAAACCTGACGGTGGACATTCAACCCGCCGGCGATATTTCGGTGGAACAAGTGGTGGCGACAGGCGCTGCCGCTTTTGGCATCAGCTACCAAGAGACATTTACCTACGTCCGCGCCAACGAACTGCCCATCGTCTCTATCGCGGCAATCCTGCAACACAACACATCGGGCTTTGCCTCCCTGCGGGAAAAACACCCCCTCACGTCTCCGGCTGATCTTGTCGGGCTGCGTTACGGTGGCTTCGGCTCAATGATTGAGAAACCAATCATCGAGCGGATGATCGCCTGTGGGGGCAAAGAAGGGACTGTAGACATTCAAGATATTGGCTTTGTTGAACCCTTCCCCCTGATGGAACGTGAGGCGATTGATTTCGTATGGTTGTTTCGGGGATGGGACGGCTTGCGGGCAGAACTGAGCGGCTTAGAGGTGGATTACCTCATGCTGAAGGATTATCCAGAGTGCGTCCCCGATTACTATACGCCGATTTTGATCACGAACGAGGCACACATTGCTGAACAGCCCGATGTGGTGGCAGCCTTCGTCCAAGCGGCGGCGCGTGGTTACGCCGATGCGATTAGCGATCCATCCGGTGCGGCGGCGATCCTCCTTGAGGCAAACCCCGATCTGGACGAAGCGCTGGTGAAGGCAAGCGCGGAGTACCTCTCGAAGGAATTCATGGCGGATGCCCCTCGTTGGGGTGAACAGCGCTTGATCATCTGGGAGGCAATGACCGCCTTCATGGTCGAAAGTGGGACGCTCGAAAAACCGATTGAGTCGGGGAAGGCGTTCACCAATGAATTCTTGCCCGGTAAGGGCGCGGAGTAA
- a CDS encoding leucine--tRNA ligase, producing the protein MPKERYTPQEIEPRWQAKWDADGLYRSVVDPARPKHYALTMLPYPSGDLHIGHWYAMTPSDARARYMRMKGYNVLFPMGFDAFGLPAENAAISRNIHPKTWTYKNIATMRTQMKTMGTMFDWERQAVSSDKDYYLWTQWFFLKFFENDLAYRKQAEVDFCPKCNTTLAREQVWGEDRHCERCGTPVIKKSLEQWFFRITHYADELLDHSTIEWPEKVKVMQTNWIGKSEGAHVTFKTDGGGELTVFTTRPDTLWGATFMVIAPEHPLVESITTDAQRPTVEEYIQKAKRRTEIERTSTEKEKTGVFTGGYALNPVNGERIPVWVADYVLMGYGTGAIMAVPAHDDRDFAFAHAFKLPIRAVIQPDAPVAAGDGAPEWYVGEGTMINSAHFDGTPTANGEAVHKVIAWLDEQGLGKPAVTYRLRDWLISRQRYWGSPIPIVYCDTCGTVPVPYDQLPIELPDDVAFMPTGESPLKSHPGFLHTACPKCGGAARRETDTMDTFMCSSWYQLRYLSPAYDQAPFDPAEGAYWLPVDQYTGGIEHATMHLMYTRFFTKAARDCGIFKDAAAIRTATPTYDQTPIDHEPMAALFNQGMILGEPSDGHVIRAEGVWDGDKLNAARITILSADQVGTTPTSSSSEIIGEVVKRAENLLSVERAGGATFVVEVGEATTITDAGGNQITIEGVRFRLGAEKMSKSKGNVIAPDVLVNQYGADVVRGYLMFAFRWEAGGPWDSKGIQGVVRWLNDVWNLVADEGRPAGDPPAEAEVKALRRKVHQTIQRVEDGLREFGFNTAVAALMELKNTLLAARKTAVYGSPAWGEAIQAMLLMMAPFTPYIAEELWAQIGCPYSIHRQPFPTFDAEAAKEDALTLVVSVNGKVRAKISVPVGTSEVEATAQAMAHADVVRFVSGTPKKIIYVAERGMLNIVV; encoded by the coding sequence ATGCCGAAAGAACGCTATACCCCCCAAGAGATTGAACCACGCTGGCAAGCAAAATGGGATGCCGACGGGCTGTACCGCTCTGTCGTTGACCCTGCCCGCCCCAAACACTATGCCCTGACGATGCTGCCCTACCCAAGCGGCGATCTACACATTGGGCATTGGTATGCCATGACCCCTTCCGATGCCCGCGCCCGGTACATGCGGATGAAGGGCTACAACGTCTTGTTCCCGATGGGTTTTGATGCCTTTGGGTTGCCCGCCGAAAACGCCGCCATTTCGCGCAACATCCACCCCAAAACGTGGACATATAAAAACATCGCCACCATGCGCACCCAGATGAAAACGATGGGGACGATGTTCGATTGGGAGCGGCAAGCGGTCAGTTCCGATAAGGACTATTATCTGTGGACACAGTGGTTCTTTCTGAAGTTCTTCGAGAACGATTTGGCATACCGCAAGCAAGCAGAGGTTGATTTCTGCCCAAAATGCAACACAACGCTGGCGCGGGAGCAGGTCTGGGGGGAAGATCGCCACTGTGAGCGGTGCGGGACGCCCGTGATCAAAAAATCGTTGGAGCAGTGGTTTTTCCGCATCACGCACTACGCCGATGAACTGCTGGATCACAGCACGATTGAGTGGCCCGAAAAGGTCAAGGTGATGCAGACAAACTGGATTGGGAAAAGCGAAGGGGCGCATGTCACCTTTAAGACCGATGGCGGGGGCGAGCTGACCGTCTTTACGACACGCCCCGATACGCTGTGGGGGGCAACCTTCATGGTCATTGCCCCCGAACACCCACTGGTAGAATCGATCACCACCGACGCGCAGCGCCCTACTGTTGAGGAATACATCCAGAAGGCGAAGCGCCGGACGGAAATTGAGCGCACCTCTACTGAGAAGGAAAAGACAGGTGTTTTCACCGGTGGCTATGCCCTCAACCCGGTCAATGGGGAGCGCATCCCGGTGTGGGTTGCCGATTACGTTCTGATGGGCTACGGGACGGGTGCAATCATGGCTGTTCCCGCCCATGATGATCGGGACTTTGCCTTTGCCCATGCATTCAAGCTGCCCATTCGCGCCGTGATCCAACCCGATGCCCCAGTCGCAGCGGGGGATGGTGCCCCTGAATGGTATGTGGGCGAAGGGACGATGATCAACAGCGCCCACTTTGATGGAACACCCACCGCCAACGGGGAGGCAGTCCACAAGGTGATCGCGTGGTTGGACGAACAAGGCTTGGGCAAGCCCGCTGTTACCTATCGCCTGCGTGATTGGCTGATCAGCCGCCAGCGCTATTGGGGTTCCCCGATCCCGATTGTTTACTGCGATACGTGCGGAACAGTTCCCGTCCCCTACGATCAACTGCCCATCGAACTGCCCGATGATGTAGCATTCATGCCAACAGGCGAAAGCCCGCTGAAGTCTCACCCGGGATTCCTGCACACCGCCTGTCCGAAGTGCGGTGGCGCGGCGCGGCGGGAGACAGACACGATGGATACTTTCATGTGTTCCTCGTGGTATCAACTGCGCTACCTGAGTCCGGCGTATGACCAAGCCCCTTTTGATCCGGCGGAGGGCGCGTACTGGCTGCCTGTGGATCAATACACTGGCGGGATTGAACACGCGACGATGCATCTGATGTACACGCGCTTCTTCACCAAAGCAGCGCGGGACTGCGGAATCTTCAAGGATGCCGCTGCGATACGAACGGCGACCCCCACCTATGACCAAACCCCCATCGATCATGAGCCGATGGCGGCGTTGTTCAATCAGGGCATGATTTTAGGTGAGCCGTCAGACGGTCATGTGATCCGTGCGGAGGGCGTCTGGGATGGCGACAAGCTGAATGCGGCACGGATCACCATCCTGAGTGCCGATCAGGTTGGGACAACACCCACCAGTAGCAGTAGCGAAATTATTGGGGAGGTTGTCAAACGCGCCGAAAACCTGTTGAGCGTTGAAAGGGCGGGCGGGGCAACCTTTGTTGTGGAGGTTGGCGAGGCGACGACGATCACCGATGCGGGCGGAAATCAGATCACCATAGAGGGTGTACGCTTCCGCTTGGGGGCGGAGAAAATGTCTAAAAGTAAGGGGAACGTGATCGCCCCCGATGTCTTGGTCAACCAATACGGGGCGGATGTCGTGCGCGGCTACCTGATGTTCGCCTTTCGTTGGGAGGCGGGCGGACCGTGGGACAGCAAAGGGATTCAGGGCGTTGTCCGCTGGCTGAACGATGTGTGGAATCTGGTGGCGGATGAAGGTCGCCCCGCCGGAGACCCGCCCGCTGAAGCAGAGGTGAAAGCGCTGCGCCGGAAAGTCCACCAGACAATCCAGCGCGTGGAGGACGGTCTGCGCGAATTTGGCTTTAACACCGCCGTCGCCGCGCTGATGGAATTGAAAAACACACTGCTGGCAGCGCGAAAGACGGCGGTTTATGGGTCGCCAGCATGGGGTGAGGCGATTCAGGCAATGCTGTTGATGATGGCGCCCTTTACGCCGTATATCGCGGAGGAACTGTGGGCGCAGATCGGCTGCCCATACAGCATCCATAGGCAGCCCTTCCCCACCTTTGACGCAGAGGCGGCAAAAGAGGACGCCCTAACGTTGGTTGTCAGCGTGAACGGCAAAGTTCGGGCGAAGATCAGCGTTCCGGTGGGAACAAGCGAGGTAGAGGCAACGGCGCAGGCAATGGCGCACGCCGATGTCGTTCGCTTTGTCAGCGGCACGCCGAAGAAGATCATCTATGTGGCGGAACGGGGGATGTTGAACATCGTCGTGTAG
- a CDS encoding cyclic nucleotide-binding domain-containing protein: MPKFLIFQNTNEYELIPAGTHLFDAGDEAEYMYILIEGELNVTQNGKTIDTLNAGDIVGEMGLIDNSPRSVSAIAKTDCKVVPISLKRFMFMVEQTPFFALHVMQVMAERLRRVTRLAHGIEDKA, from the coding sequence ATGCCGAAATTTTTGATCTTTCAAAACACCAACGAATATGAATTGATCCCTGCCGGGACGCATCTTTTTGACGCAGGCGACGAAGCCGAGTACATGTATATCCTGATCGAAGGGGAACTGAACGTCACCCAAAATGGGAAAACGATTGATACCCTGAACGCTGGCGATATTGTGGGCGAGATGGGTTTGATTGATAACTCGCCGCGCAGCGTTTCTGCCATTGCCAAAACGGATTGCAAGGTTGTTCCCATCAGCCTAAAGCGCTTTATGTTCATGGTTGAACAAACGCCCTTTTTCGCCCTCCATGTCATGCAAGTGATGGCAGAGCGTCTCCGCCGCGTCACCCGCTTGGCGCACGGCATCGAAGACAAAGCCTAA
- a CDS encoding transglycosylase domain-containing protein, whose amino-acid sequence MVSLPPNPTDTPDSGGWYTPPDAVTPTPPPNPYPTTPVPLPTDAEPPRPGGWYVPLEATSRVSELILQESAAETPSADSKPTPEATAAMDYSNYVAGVGFVSAEEAARLRGELPPQPIREVAVATQPPAPAGEDKGNVEGDAPLENIPMSNMSNSSEFQEKPAPEGVTRLEASVPIQATPPTQAMSQESVPASPPAASSPSLAEKYEAAENAVRKARRRYAAGMITRDQLNTELRNHMVLDDQKRYWVLGVESDKWFRHDGTAWVADTPPGYQPKGDPDLMLYKEAAGAGKPKAFGTSDVSMTQRTVAEAPLNLPKKVAIQDSGATVVGNRAWASRLESESRSASSGATVASAPLSTGGAGVTVVSTPAATGAGMTVPSAAVGSTSPGVVRVPAAGGGSKLIPGSIQPDYGDAPSGFMQDPQKVGGCLVTVGVLSIFGVLIMGILGSLGSLLFYTNITNQYTAKIDDLPNAINLTSQSVRFLDTAGKVLYQLDDPKLGARTQVPLDQMSPYLLHAVISAEEPDFYTAPGFDVIAIIRAIIQNVTAGAPTLGDSTITQQVAKLRLLDLPTSSQVDTERKIEEVITSAEIARRYTKSQILEFYLNTVYFGNLAYGAEAAAQIYFKKSARDLNLSEASFLAGLIESPAAYDPVANANTGRTPAGIVRAQNVREMMIQKGCVAFEHIAAKCITREEVRKAVKESADMEAAMATYKARGIDIKYPHAVFFARQELERLFGSNALYTAGFSVYLTLDTRLQDAAESTVKNGVNSLALQNVTNGAALVLRPSDGAVLAMVGSADFFSTKIEGQVNVVTQAARQPGTALQPFLYLGALERDSLGRYWTPATPLFDVKSCFGANDAFCPANADGRFRGPVNLRYALGNGYNVPAVKAFEYVGLDRFKALAARLGIAFIGTQPEQAAFSTGMGTTEVTMLSLANAYMTLGNGGRALDPYIIARVTLKKDGVEEIVYQPAAPTPQQAVEPGLAYLITSILSDNAARTAALGGNSALNLQNGHIAAVKMGTSDQNRDSWTFGYTPGAMVAVWMGNNNNSSMSAVAGSTAASLLWNQIMTSALAGVAPSQAAMPTTVAQTSVCDDFGTADHPQCRTRRTELYFTANPPPSIGEIIGTYEVDTYSGLIANEYCPDFKEARTALNILDRWAITWMNTDPTGSRWATERGLRLPVGQRPASACQPGQVNPILQLNSPANGQQVARLIEITGTVQMPNMNRYQIELGQGQNPTAFSIVDGPFATSGQGFLGRWETNRVPDGVYTLRLWAVDSRGRYAARTAQVIVNNTSPIQPTPQIPPTAGFPGFSTPTPDFGIPPTATLPAITDPFAPFPTPSGSDGGLLFPPTTSP is encoded by the coding sequence ATGGTTTCTTTACCCCCCAATCCAACCGACACGCCCGATAGCGGTGGGTGGTACACCCCCCCTGATGCGGTGACGCCAACGCCCCCTCCTAATCCCTATCCAACAACGCCTGTTCCCTTGCCCACTGACGCTGAGCCGCCCCGCCCGGGCGGATGGTACGTCCCCCTAGAGGCGACAAGCCGTGTCTCGGAATTGATCTTGCAGGAAAGCGCGGCAGAGACGCCCAGCGCTGATTCTAAGCCGACACCCGAAGCGACAGCCGCAATGGATTACAGCAATTATGTGGCCGGCGTTGGATTTGTCTCGGCAGAGGAAGCCGCCCGTTTGCGGGGCGAACTGCCCCCTCAGCCCATCCGTGAGGTAGCCGTAGCCACACAGCCCCCCGCCCCGGCGGGCGAAGACAAGGGTAATGTGGAGGGTGATGCGCCGCTGGAGAATATACCGATGTCTAATATGTCGAACAGTTCTGAATTTCAAGAAAAGCCTGCTCCTGAGGGAGTAACCCGCCTCGAAGCAAGCGTACCCATCCAAGCCACACCGCCTACCCAAGCGATGTCTCAGGAATCTGTGCCAGCATCCCCCCCGGCTGCCTCATCGCCTTCCCTTGCCGAAAAGTACGAGGCGGCAGAAAATGCCGTGCGTAAGGCGCGGCGGCGCTATGCGGCGGGCATGATCACCCGCGACCAACTGAACACCGAACTGCGCAACCATATGGTCTTGGACGATCAAAAACGCTATTGGGTGTTGGGTGTAGAAAGTGACAAATGGTTTCGCCATGATGGGACGGCTTGGGTGGCGGATACGCCCCCCGGCTACCAGCCCAAAGGCGACCCCGATCTGATGCTGTATAAGGAAGCTGCCGGAGCAGGCAAACCAAAGGCATTTGGCACGTCCGATGTCAGCATGACACAGCGCACCGTTGCCGAAGCGCCCTTGAATCTACCGAAAAAGGTGGCGATCCAAGACAGCGGGGCAACGGTGGTGGGCAACCGCGCCTGGGCAAGCCGCCTTGAGTCTGAATCACGCTCAGCCAGCAGCGGGGCAACTGTCGCCAGTGCGCCTCTTTCAACGGGCGGGGCAGGTGTCACGGTGGTCAGTACACCCGCCGCTACAGGCGCAGGGATGACCGTCCCCTCGGCGGCGGTGGGGTCAACCTCGCCCGGTGTTGTCCGTGTGCCAGCAGCCGGCGGCGGCTCAAAGCTGATCCCGGGATCGATCCAGCCCGATTATGGCGATGCCCCATCGGGCTTTATGCAAGACCCCCAAAAAGTGGGTGGCTGCCTTGTCACAGTGGGCGTCCTGAGCATTTTTGGCGTTCTTATTATGGGGATTTTGGGGTCGCTTGGCTCGCTGTTATTTTATACGAACATCACCAATCAATACACGGCGAAGATCGATGATCTCCCCAACGCGATCAACCTGACCTCCCAATCCGTCCGCTTTTTGGACACAGCGGGGAAAGTCCTTTATCAACTGGACGACCCGAAACTGGGCGCACGGACGCAAGTGCCGCTTGATCAAATGTCGCCTTATTTGCTGCACGCCGTGATCAGCGCCGAGGAGCCGGATTTCTACACCGCCCCAGGCTTTGATGTAATTGCCATCATCCGGGCGATTATCCAAAATGTGACGGCGGGTGCGCCTACCCTCGGTGACAGCACAATCACCCAACAGGTGGCAAAGCTGCGCCTTCTCGATCTTCCTACATCCAGCCAAGTGGACACCGAACGCAAGATTGAGGAAGTGATCACCTCCGCCGAGATTGCCCGCCGCTACACGAAAAGCCAAATTTTGGAGTTCTACCTGAACACCGTTTACTTTGGCAATCTGGCGTATGGGGCAGAGGCAGCCGCCCAAATCTACTTCAAAAAATCAGCCCGTGATCTGAATCTCTCCGAGGCGTCGTTCCTCGCAGGCTTGATCGAATCACCCGCCGCCTATGATCCAGTGGCGAACGCGAACACCGGACGTACCCCCGCCGGAATTGTCCGTGCGCAAAACGTCCGCGAGATGATGATCCAAAAGGGCTGTGTTGCCTTTGAGCATATCGCGGCGAAATGCATTACGCGGGAAGAAGTGCGCAAAGCGGTGAAGGAATCCGCCGATATGGAAGCGGCGATGGCAACCTATAAGGCGCGAGGGATTGATATCAAGTATCCCCATGCTGTCTTTTTTGCACGGCAAGAGCTAGAGCGGCTTTTCGGCAGCAACGCCCTTTACACCGCTGGCTTCAGCGTGTACCTCACGCTCGATACGCGCCTCCAAGATGCTGCCGAATCTACCGTCAAAAATGGGGTGAACAGCCTCGCCCTCCAAAACGTAACGAATGGTGCGGCGCTTGTCTTGCGTCCCTCAGACGGGGCGGTTTTGGCGATGGTCGGCAGCGCCGATTTCTTCAGCACAAAGATTGAAGGGCAGGTGAACGTTGTCACCCAAGCGGCACGGCAGCCCGGCACGGCGCTCCAACCCTTCCTCTATTTGGGCGCGTTAGAGCGCGATTCGTTGGGGCGTTATTGGACGCCGGCGACACCTCTCTTTGATGTGAAATCGTGCTTTGGGGCGAACGATGCCTTCTGCCCCGCCAACGCCGATGGGCGTTTCCGTGGTCCGGTCAACCTGCGCTATGCGTTGGGCAATGGCTACAACGTGCCAGCGGTGAAAGCCTTCGAGTATGTTGGCTTGGATCGCTTCAAGGCGCTGGCTGCCCGCTTAGGGATTGCCTTCATTGGCACACAGCCCGAACAAGCAGCATTTTCAACGGGCATGGGAACTACCGAAGTGACCATGCTCAGCCTTGCCAACGCCTACATGACATTAGGCAATGGGGGACGCGCCCTAGACCCCTACATCATCGCCCGCGTCACCTTGAAGAAGGACGGTGTGGAGGAGATTGTTTATCAACCCGCCGCACCAACCCCGCAGCAAGCCGTTGAACCGGGCTTGGCGTACCTAATCACCAGCATCCTCTCCGATAACGCCGCACGGACTGCCGCCTTAGGGGGGAATTCCGCCCTGAACCTTCAGAATGGGCATATCGCGGCGGTGAAGATGGGAACGTCTGACCAAAACCGTGATTCGTGGACGTTTGGCTATACGCCGGGGGCGATGGTTGCCGTTTGGATGGGCAACAACAACAATTCCTCCATGAGCGCCGTCGCCGGAAGCACCGCAGCCTCGCTGCTGTGGAATCAGATTATGACCTCGGCGCTGGCGGGCGTTGCCCCAAGCCAAGCGGCGATGCCCACCACCGTTGCCCAAACAAGCGTCTGCGATGATTTTGGCACAGCCGATCACCCGCAGTGTCGCACCCGCCGCACCGAGTTGTACTTCACAGCCAATCCCCCCCCAAGCATTGGGGAGATCATCGGGACGTATGAGGTCGATACCTACAGTGGCTTGATCGCCAACGAATACTGCCCAGACTTCAAAGAGGCACGCACCGCCCTGAATATCTTGGATCGGTGGGCGATCACATGGATGAACACCGACCCCACCGGCAGCCGTTGGGCTACAGAGCGCGGCTTACGCCTTCCCGTTGGGCAGCGCCCCGCCTCGGCGTGCCAACCCGGACAGGTGAACCCCATCCTTCAATTGAATTCGCCCGCCAATGGGCAGCAGGTGGCGCGGCTGATCGAGATCACCGGCACCGTCCAAATGCCAAACATGAACCGCTACCAAATTGAGCTTGGGCAAGGGCAAAACCCGACGGCGTTCAGCATTGTGGACGGTCCGTTTGCCACATCGGGGCAGGGCTTTTTGGGGCGTTGGGAGACGAACCGCGTTCCTGATGGCGTCTACACGCTGCGGCTGTGGGCGGTGGATAGCCGGGGGCGCTATGCGGCGCGGACGGCGCAGGTGATTGTGAACAACACCTCGCCCATCCAACCTACCCCGCAAATTCCTCCAACAGCGGGCTTTCCGGGCTTTTCTACCCCGACACCCGATTTTGGCATCCCGCCAACAGCAACCCTGCCCGCCATCACGGATCCCTTTGCGCCGTTCCCCACACCGAGCGGCAGCGATGGTGGCTTGCTGTTCCCGCCAACAACCTCCCCCTAA